A stretch of Physeter macrocephalus isolate SW-GA chromosome 8, ASM283717v5, whole genome shotgun sequence DNA encodes these proteins:
- the DCANP1 gene encoding LOW QUALITY PROTEIN: dendritic cell nuclear protein 1 (The sequence of the model RefSeq protein was modified relative to this genomic sequence to represent the inferred CDS: inserted 4 bases in 3 codons; deleted 2 bases in 1 codon; substituted 2 bases at 2 genomic stop codons), with translation MAPEPEGSSTLCDSLMKHFVLAMDLVGSQEGVYYCERWHQKAQYSGPKCSPNYALGSSRPLPAELRSHCLKTTPEHPRLKRGSAGGSPEAPGXSSPAPPGNLCHRPRVLFLPGRSKPNSAGGLXEGAARLLPGGVSDLGXKSGRPSGPQDGLCSTQEEGRPETGQKGAKKHPACFRLYXVHKVPSGNSLPASYTFPKQQRSTPCKPPFFLGRKAFKSPDPNTHPPXFSPSS, from the exons ATGGCTCCAGAGCCTGAGGGCTCATCCACACTCTGTGATTCCCTGATGAAGCATTTTGTCTTAGCCATGGACCTGGTGGGCAGTCAGGAGGGGGTTTATTATTGTGAACGTTGGCACCAGAAGGCCCAATATTCAGG ACCGAAGTGCTCCCCAAACTATGCATTAGGAAGCAGCAGACCTTTGCCTGCAGAACTGAGAAGCCACTGCCTGAAGACTACACCTGAACATCCAAGGCTGAAGAGAGGAAGC GCTGGCGGCTCCCCAGAGGCCCCAGGGTGAAGCTcccctgctccaccagggaacCTTTGCCATAGACCGAGAGTCCTCTTCCTTCCTGGAAGGAGCAAACCCAACTCAGCTGGGGGCCTATGAGAGGGAGCAGCCCGCCTCCTCCCTGGGGGAGTCTCTGACTTGG TGAAGTCTGGGAGGCCCTCTGGGCCCCAGGATGGACTGTGCAGCACGCAGGAGGAGGGCAGACCAGAGACAGGGCAGAAGGGAGCCAAGAAACACCCAGCTTGTTTCAGACTCT CTGTTCATAAAGTGCCCTCCGGAAACTCACTGCCTGCCTCATACACGTTTCCTAAACAGCAACGCTCCACTCCATGCAAGCCTCCATTTTTCTTGGGTAGAAAAGCATTTAAATCACCAGACCCCAACACCCACCCCCC GTTCTCGCCCAGCAGTTAG
- the TIFAB gene encoding TRAF-interacting protein with FHA domain-containing protein B, with protein sequence MSILTHHFPEPQPQLPSPDPPQPRPTSPQELTAAVLESDVTLEVRLSSMERPLTVLQVSLYHPTSGPATFANVPPQLEHDTSPLLVGRGPDAHLRLQLPRLSRQHLSLEPYLEKGGARLAFSLKALSRKGRVRVNGLTLSFLEQVSLSTVNRVTFSGVQMVVHIEGGTSLEAFVCCFQLSPSPLIDRLQPEETDEWEIIPQEQPPSGSGQRAPGHLGFLDSPSQPSPGGAPEIPLQREPPDSALC encoded by the exons ATGAGCATTCTGACACATCACTTCCCCGAACCGCAGCCACAGTTGCCGTCCCCAGACCCTCCCCAGCCTAGACCCACTTCCCCCCAAGAGCTCACAGCTGCAGTGCTGGAGTCAGATGTGACCCTGGAAGTAAG GCTATCGTCCATGGAGAGGCCCCTCACGGTCCTGCAGGTGAGCCTGTACCACCCCACGTCAGGCCCTGCCACCTTCGCCAATGTCCCTCCGCAGCTAGAGCACGACACCAGCCCACTGCTGGTGGGCCGGGGCCCGGATGCCCACCTCCGGCTGCAGCTCCCTCGCCTCTCCCGCCAGCACTTGTCACTGGAACCCTACCTGGAGAAGGGCGGTGCCCGGCTGGCCTTCAGCTTGAAGGCTCTGAGCCGCAAGGGCCGCGTGAGGGTCAACGGGCTGACGCTGAGTTTCCTGGAGCAGGTGTCTCTGAGCACCGTCAACAGGGTCACCTTCTCTGGCGTGCAGATGGTGGTCCACATCGAGGGAGGCACCTCCCTGGAGGCCTTTGTCTGCTGCTTCCAACTCAGCCCCTCACCCCTGATTGACAGGCTCCAGCCTGAGGAGACCGACGAATGGGAAATCATCCCCCAGGAGCAGCCTCCCTCAGGTTCAGGGCAGCGGGCTCCGGGTCACCTGGGGTTTCTCGACAGcccttcccagcccagccctggaggAGCACCAGAAATACCGCTCCAGAGGGAGCCCCCAGACAGTGCGCTCTGCTAG